One part of the Streptomyces sp. AM 2-1-1 genome encodes these proteins:
- a CDS encoding cyclopropane-fatty-acyl-phospholipid synthase family protein, with product MADAASRLTALFTELLGEPLPVRIRAWDGSEAGPPDAPTLVVRHRRALRRLLWKPGELGLARGWVAGEIDVEGNLYEALDRIASLLWDRGADAKDTVHPLRDPKVRAFAKGLARLAGPYPPPAPPREEMHLRRTGPLHTRRRDREAISHHYDVGNDFYALVLGPSMVYSCAYWEDGGTLEDAQRDKLDLVCRKLALKEGDRLLDVGCGWGSMAVHAAREYGAVVTGVTLSAEQATYARKRVAEEGLTDRVEIRVQDYRDVRDGPYDAISSIGMAEHVGSVRYREYADDLFALLKPGGRLLNHQIARRPEKDEEAYHIDEFIDAYVFPDGELAPVGRTLGILEEAGFEARDVEALREHYALTLRQWVANLEGNWAAAVAATSPGRARVWRLYMAASALSFEHNKIGVNQILAVRPTDTGHSGMPARARRWTASATD from the coding sequence ATGGCAGACGCCGCGTCGCGGCTGACCGCTCTTTTTACGGAACTGCTCGGAGAACCCCTTCCGGTTCGGATCCGGGCCTGGGACGGCAGTGAAGCCGGACCGCCCGATGCCCCCACTCTCGTCGTCCGCCACCGCCGCGCGCTGCGCCGGCTGCTGTGGAAGCCGGGCGAACTGGGGCTGGCCCGGGGCTGGGTGGCCGGGGAGATCGACGTCGAGGGCAATCTGTACGAGGCCCTCGACCGCATCGCCTCCCTCCTCTGGGACCGGGGCGCCGACGCCAAGGACACCGTCCACCCGCTGCGCGATCCGAAGGTCCGGGCCTTCGCCAAGGGCCTCGCCCGGCTCGCGGGCCCCTACCCCCCGCCCGCCCCGCCCCGCGAGGAGATGCACCTCCGCCGCACCGGCCCGCTGCACACCCGGCGCCGGGACAGGGAGGCCATCAGCCACCACTACGACGTGGGCAACGACTTCTACGCGTTGGTCCTCGGCCCGTCGATGGTCTACTCCTGCGCCTACTGGGAGGACGGCGGCACCCTGGAGGACGCCCAGCGCGACAAGCTCGACCTGGTCTGCCGCAAGCTCGCCCTCAAGGAGGGCGACCGCCTCCTGGACGTCGGATGCGGCTGGGGTTCGATGGCCGTCCACGCCGCCCGCGAGTACGGCGCCGTCGTCACCGGCGTGACCCTCTCCGCCGAACAGGCCACCTACGCCCGCAAGCGGGTCGCCGAGGAAGGGCTGACGGACCGGGTCGAGATCCGGGTGCAGGACTACCGGGACGTGCGCGACGGACCGTACGACGCCATCTCCTCCATCGGTATGGCCGAACACGTCGGATCCGTCCGCTACCGGGAGTACGCCGACGACCTCTTCGCCCTCCTCAAGCCCGGTGGCCGCCTGCTCAACCACCAGATCGCCCGTCGGCCCGAGAAGGACGAAGAGGCCTATCACATCGACGAGTTCATCGACGCCTATGTCTTCCCGGACGGTGAACTCGCCCCGGTGGGGCGGACGCTCGGCATCCTGGAGGAGGCCGGCTTCGAGGCGCGGGACGTCGAAGCGCTGCGCGAGCACTACGCGTTGACGCTGCGTCAGTGGGTGGCCAACCTGGAGGGGAACTGGGCCGCCGCGGTGGCGGCCACCTCGCCCGGACGGGCCCGGGTCTGGCGGCTCTACATGGCCGCTTCCGCGCTCTCCTTCGAGCACAACAAGATCGGCGTCAACCAGATCCTCGCCGTCCGGCCGACCGACACCGGACACTCCGGCATGCCCGCCCGCGCCCGCCGCTGGACGGCTTCCGCCACCGACTGA
- a CDS encoding NAD(P)/FAD-dependent oxidoreductase: MSTTERPRILVVGGGYVGLYAARRILKKMRYGEATVTVVDPRSYMTYQPFLPEAAAGSISPRHVVVPLRRVLPKAEVLTGRVTTIDQDRKVATVAPIVGEAYELPFDYLVIAMGAVSRTFPIPGLAEQGIGMKGIEEAIGLRNHVLEQLDKADSTTDEEIRRKALTFVFVGGGFAGAETVGEVEDMARDAAKYYTNVKREDMRFVLVDAADKILPEVGPKLGAYGKEHLESRGVEIYLSTSMDSCVDGHVVLKNGLEVDSSTIVWTAGVKPNPALSRFGLPLGPRGHVDTSEKLQVQGTDYIWAAGDNAQVPDMVGRKAGNPNAWCPPNAQHALRQAKVLGDNVVSGMRGFPQKTYEHANKGAVAGLGLHKGVAMIVLGKVKIKLKGRLAWYMHRGYHGMAMPTFNRKIRVFADWTLAMFLKREVVSLGAMETPREEFYEAAKPAPAPAAVKAEGEKAKA; encoded by the coding sequence ATGAGCACCACGGAGCGTCCCAGGATCCTCGTTGTAGGCGGTGGGTACGTAGGCCTGTACGCAGCTCGACGCATTCTCAAGAAGATGCGCTACGGAGAGGCGACCGTCACGGTCGTCGACCCGCGCTCGTACATGACGTACCAGCCCTTTCTTCCCGAAGCTGCTGCAGGCAGCATCTCGCCTCGGCACGTCGTCGTCCCCTTGCGACGCGTGCTGCCCAAGGCTGAGGTTCTCACCGGTCGTGTGACGACCATCGACCAGGACCGCAAGGTCGCCACGGTCGCGCCGATCGTCGGCGAGGCCTACGAGCTGCCCTTCGACTACCTCGTCATCGCGATGGGCGCGGTCTCCCGCACCTTCCCGATCCCCGGCCTCGCCGAGCAGGGCATCGGCATGAAGGGCATCGAGGAGGCCATCGGCCTGCGCAACCACGTCCTGGAGCAGCTGGACAAGGCCGACTCCACGACCGACGAGGAGATCCGCCGCAAGGCGCTGACCTTCGTCTTCGTCGGCGGTGGCTTCGCCGGTGCGGAGACCGTCGGTGAGGTCGAGGACATGGCCCGGGACGCGGCCAAGTACTACACGAACGTCAAGCGCGAGGACATGCGCTTCGTCCTCGTCGACGCCGCCGACAAGATCCTTCCCGAGGTCGGCCCGAAGCTGGGTGCGTACGGCAAGGAGCACCTCGAGAGCCGTGGCGTGGAGATCTACCTCTCCACCTCCATGGACAGCTGCGTCGACGGTCACGTCGTGCTGAAGAACGGCCTGGAGGTCGACTCCAGCACCATCGTGTGGACCGCCGGTGTGAAGCCGAACCCGGCGCTCTCCCGCTTCGGCCTGCCGCTCGGCCCGCGTGGTCACGTGGACACCAGCGAGAAGCTCCAGGTGCAGGGCACCGACTACATCTGGGCCGCCGGCGACAACGCCCAGGTCCCGGACATGGTCGGCCGCAAGGCCGGCAACCCGAACGCCTGGTGCCCGCCGAACGCCCAGCACGCGCTGCGCCAGGCCAAGGTCCTCGGCGACAACGTCGTCTCGGGCATGCGCGGCTTCCCGCAGAAGACGTACGAGCACGCCAACAAGGGTGCGGTCGCCGGTCTCGGCCTGCACAAGGGCGTCGCGATGATCGTCCTGGGCAAGGTGAAGATCAAGCTCAAGGGCCGTCTCGCCTGGTACATGCACCGTGGCTACCACGGCATGGCGATGCCGACGTTCAACCGCAAGATCCGTGTCTTCGCCGACTGGACCCTCGCGATGTTCCTCAAGCGTGAGGTCGTCTCGCTGGGCGCCATGGAGACGCCGCGCGAGGAGTTCTACGAGGCCGCGAAGCCGGCTCCGGCTCCCGCCGCCGTGAAGGCCGAAGGCGAGAAGGCGAAGGCCTGA
- a CDS encoding type II toxin-antitoxin system Phd/YefM family antitoxin, giving the protein MTKRTVTVQDACADPAASIGHAERGEPTVITRDGEPVAAVVPIADFEALEEAADVLDMEAVLAGVDPTTTVAELLTDVLTERPDEKR; this is encoded by the coding sequence ATGACGAAGCGAACCGTCACGGTCCAGGACGCCTGCGCCGACCCCGCGGCCTCCATCGGCCACGCCGAGCGGGGCGAACCCACCGTGATCACGCGCGACGGCGAGCCGGTGGCGGCCGTGGTGCCGATCGCGGACTTCGAGGCCCTGGAGGAAGCGGCCGACGTCCTCGACATGGAAGCGGTGCTGGCGGGGGTCGACCCCACCACGACCGTGGCCGAACTGCTCACGGACGTCCTCACCGAGCGACCGGACGAGAAGCGGTGA
- a CDS encoding type II toxin-antitoxin system Phd/YefM family antitoxin, producing MTETTATVREARAHLADHINRAEEGTPTVITRNGEPVAAVVPISDFYALEDAADVLLTREAEAVLAQGGPTVTMAELLADLFTERSEGAA from the coding sequence ATGACTGAGACGACCGCTACCGTGCGAGAAGCCCGCGCTCACCTTGCGGACCACATCAATCGCGCCGAGGAGGGCACGCCCACGGTGATCACCCGCAACGGGGAGCCTGTTGCCGCTGTGGTCCCGATCTCCGACTTCTACGCACTGGAGGATGCGGCGGACGTCCTGCTGACGAGGGAAGCGGAAGCGGTCCTGGCCCAAGGCGGCCCGACCGTGACCATGGCCGAGCTGCTGGCCGATCTCTTCACCGAACGCTCCGAAGGCGCGGCGTGA
- a CDS encoding type II toxin-antitoxin system RelE/ParE family toxin, with translation MKYAFRFTATAQRQLRAIDRPAAMRILAALTALGEDPYREDADVKELVGSSGLYRLRVGNYRVAYQVENDRLVILVVKVGDRRDVYRNV, from the coding sequence GTGAAGTACGCGTTCCGGTTCACCGCCACGGCGCAGCGACAACTCCGCGCCATCGACCGGCCTGCCGCCATGCGCATCCTGGCCGCGCTGACCGCACTCGGCGAAGACCCGTACCGCGAGGACGCCGACGTCAAGGAACTTGTCGGCTCCTCAGGTCTCTACCGGCTGCGGGTGGGGAACTACCGGGTCGCCTACCAGGTCGAGAACGACCGACTCGTGATCCTCGTCGTCAAGGTCGGTGACCGGCGCGACGTCTACCGGAACGTCTGA
- a CDS encoding Ppx/GppA phosphatase family protein encodes MSATGTTATRVAAIDCGTNSIRLLVADVDPATGSFTELDRRMRIVRLGQGVDRTGRLAPEALERTFAACREYAGVIGELGARTVRFVATSASRDAENSADFVRGVHEILGVEPEVITGDQEAQLSFDGATTELHRDSGHGLASPYLVVDIGGGSTEFVLGDETVRAARSVDIGCVRMTERHLVQDGARIDPPTEARIAAIRADVEAALDLAAETVPLTEAATLVGLAGTVTTIAAIALDLQEYDSEAIHHSRISLARVERITTSLLASTHADRAAIPSMHPGRVDVIASGALILQALMRRTGAQEIVVSEHDILDGIALGAATRGGE; translated from the coding sequence GTGAGCGCGACCGGCACGACCGCGACCCGGGTCGCGGCCATCGACTGCGGCACCAACTCCATCCGGCTGCTCGTGGCCGACGTCGACCCCGCCACCGGCAGCTTCACCGAGCTGGACCGGCGGATGCGGATCGTCCGCCTCGGCCAGGGAGTCGACCGCACCGGCCGTCTCGCGCCCGAGGCGCTGGAGCGTACGTTCGCCGCCTGCCGCGAGTACGCCGGAGTGATCGGGGAACTCGGCGCCCGGACCGTCCGCTTCGTCGCCACCTCCGCCTCCCGCGACGCCGAGAACAGCGCCGACTTCGTCCGGGGCGTCCACGAGATCCTGGGCGTCGAGCCCGAGGTGATCACCGGCGACCAGGAAGCCCAGCTCTCCTTCGACGGGGCCACCACCGAACTCCACCGCGACAGCGGCCACGGCCTCGCCTCCCCGTACCTGGTGGTCGACATCGGCGGCGGCTCCACCGAGTTCGTCCTCGGCGACGAGACGGTCCGCGCGGCCCGCTCGGTCGACATCGGCTGCGTACGGATGACGGAGCGCCACCTCGTCCAGGACGGGGCGAGGATCGACCCGCCGACCGAGGCGCGGATCGCCGCGATCCGCGCCGACGTCGAGGCCGCCCTCGACCTCGCCGCCGAGACCGTCCCGCTCACCGAGGCCGCCACCCTCGTCGGCCTCGCCGGCACGGTCACCACGATCGCCGCCATCGCGCTGGACCTCCAGGAGTACGACTCCGAGGCCATCCACCACTCCCGGATCTCCCTCGCCCGCGTGGAGCGGATCACCACCAGCCTGCTCGCCTCCACCCACGCCGACCGCGCCGCGATCCCCTCGATGCACCCCGGCCGGGTCGACGTGATCGCCTCGGGCGCCCTGATCCTCCAGGCGCTGATGCGCCGCACGGGCGCCCAGGAGATCGTGGTCAGCGAGCACGACATCCTGGACGGGATCGCCCTGGGCGCGGCGACGCGCGGCGGCGAATGA
- a CDS encoding DUF501 domain-containing protein produces MDTPPPQTESTPPTDADIAAFEQQLGRPPRGLRAIAHRCPCGNPDVVETQPRLEDGTPFPTTFYLTCPRAASAIGTLEANGVMREMTDRLGSDPELAAAYRAAHEDYLARRDAIEVLEGFPSAGGMPDRVKCLHVLVGHSLAAGPGVNPLGDEAIALLPEWWAKGPCVTPCAAGKPAGGPA; encoded by the coding sequence ATGGACACGCCCCCTCCGCAGACCGAATCCACTCCGCCCACCGACGCGGACATCGCCGCGTTCGAGCAGCAGCTCGGACGGCCGCCGCGCGGGCTGCGCGCCATCGCGCACCGCTGCCCCTGCGGCAATCCGGACGTGGTGGAGACCCAGCCCCGTCTGGAGGACGGCACGCCGTTCCCCACGACGTTCTACCTGACGTGCCCGCGCGCCGCCTCCGCGATCGGCACGCTGGAGGCGAACGGCGTCATGAGGGAGATGACCGACCGTCTGGGCAGCGACCCGGAGCTGGCCGCCGCCTACCGCGCCGCGCACGAGGACTACCTCGCCCGCCGCGACGCCATCGAGGTCCTGGAGGGCTTCCCGAGCGCCGGCGGCATGCCGGACCGGGTCAAGTGCCTGCACGTCCTGGTCGGCCACTCGCTGGCCGCCGGCCCCGGCGTGAACCCGCTCGGCGACGAGGCCATCGCCCTGCTCCCCGAGTGGTGGGCGAAGGGTCCCTGCGTCACGCCGTGCGCAGCCGGGAAGCCGGCCGGGGGGCCCGCGTGA
- a CDS encoding septum formation initiator family protein, translating to MAVKDRDRFSTATRLRLLGEQTAARVYRSQNRRQAHRSRLTGRAAFLALIVCTLIVALAYPMRQYVSQREEIADQQRMLSDAGERAEELRDEKARLQDDAYIRRLAREHLHYVLPGETGYTVVDPDAAGDDRGEPGAGGRPWHSNLWDGVDSADGSRTSGESAGSDGD from the coding sequence ATGGCCGTGAAGGACCGCGACCGGTTCTCGACCGCGACGAGACTGCGGTTGCTGGGCGAGCAGACGGCGGCCCGCGTCTACCGCTCCCAGAACCGCCGCCAGGCCCACCGCTCCCGCCTCACCGGCCGGGCCGCGTTCCTGGCACTGATCGTCTGCACCTTGATCGTGGCGCTCGCCTACCCCATGCGTCAGTACGTCTCCCAGCGCGAGGAGATCGCCGACCAGCAGCGGATGCTGTCGGACGCGGGGGAGCGCGCCGAGGAGTTGCGGGACGAGAAGGCCCGCCTCCAGGACGACGCCTACATCCGGCGCCTCGCCCGCGAGCACCTGCACTACGTGCTCCCCGGCGAGACCGGCTACACCGTGGTCGACCCCGACGCGGCCGGCGACGACCGGGGCGAGCCCGGCGCGGGCGGCCGGCCCTGGCACTCCAACCTCTGGGACGGCGTGGACAGCGCGGACGGCTCCCGCACGTCCGGCGAGTCCGCCGGCTCCGACGGCGACTGA
- the eno gene encoding phosphopyruvate hydratase, translated as MLVPSIDVVVAREILDSRGNPTVEVEVGLDDGSTGRAAVPSGASTGAFEAVELRDGDLNRYQGKGVEKAVLAVIEQIGPELVGYDATEQRLIDQAMLDLDATENKGSLGANAILGVSLAVAHAASEASDLPLFRYLGGPNAHLLPVPMMNILNGGSHADSNVDIQEFMIAPIGAESFSEAVRWGSEVYHTLKKVLKSKGLSTGLGDEGGFAPNLDSNRAALDLIVEAIKEAGFVPGRDVALAIDAAASEFYKDGKYEFEGKSLSAAEMTEYYEEIVSAYPIVSLEDPLFEDDWAGWKIITEKIGAKVQIVGDDLFVTNPERLARGIEEGSANALLVKVNQIGSLTEALDAVELAQRNGLKCMMSHRSGETEDTTIADLAVAVNCGQIKSGAPARSDRVAKYNQLLRIEEILDDAAVYAGRSAFPRFKG; from the coding sequence ATGCTCGTGCCGTCCATCGACGTCGTCGTAGCCCGGGAAATCCTCGACTCGCGGGGCAACCCCACGGTCGAGGTCGAAGTTGGTCTCGATGACGGCAGCACGGGCCGTGCTGCCGTTCCGTCCGGCGCCTCCACCGGCGCGTTCGAAGCCGTCGAGCTTCGCGACGGCGACCTGAACCGCTACCAGGGCAAGGGTGTCGAGAAGGCCGTCCTCGCCGTCATCGAGCAGATCGGCCCGGAGCTCGTCGGCTACGACGCCACCGAGCAGCGCCTGATCGACCAGGCGATGCTGGACCTGGACGCCACGGAGAACAAGGGCTCGCTCGGCGCCAACGCCATCCTCGGCGTCTCGCTGGCCGTGGCCCACGCCGCGTCCGAGGCCTCCGACCTCCCGCTCTTCCGCTACCTCGGCGGCCCGAACGCGCACCTGCTGCCCGTTCCGATGATGAACATCCTGAACGGCGGGTCGCACGCCGACTCCAACGTCGACATCCAGGAGTTTATGATCGCCCCGATCGGCGCGGAGTCCTTCTCCGAAGCCGTCCGCTGGGGCTCGGAGGTCTACCACACGCTGAAGAAGGTCCTGAAGTCCAAGGGCCTCTCCACCGGCCTCGGTGACGAGGGCGGCTTCGCCCCGAACCTGGACTCCAACCGTGCCGCTCTCGACCTCATCGTCGAGGCCATCAAGGAGGCCGGCTTCGTCCCCGGCCGCGACGTCGCCCTCGCGATCGACGCCGCCGCGTCCGAGTTCTACAAGGACGGCAAGTACGAGTTCGAGGGCAAGTCCCTCTCGGCCGCCGAAATGACCGAGTACTACGAGGAGATCGTCTCCGCGTACCCGATCGTCTCCCTCGAGGACCCGCTGTTCGAGGACGACTGGGCCGGCTGGAAGATCATCACCGAGAAGATCGGCGCCAAGGTGCAGATCGTCGGGGACGACCTCTTCGTGACCAACCCCGAGCGCCTCGCCCGCGGCATCGAGGAGGGCTCGGCCAACGCCCTGCTCGTCAAGGTCAACCAGATCGGTTCGCTGACCGAGGCCCTCGACGCCGTCGAGCTGGCGCAGCGCAACGGCCTCAAGTGCATGATGTCGCACCGTTCCGGCGAGACCGAGGACACCACCATCGCCGACCTCGCGGTCGCGGTGAACTGCGGTCAGATCAAGTCCGGCGCCCCGGCCCGCTCGGACCGCGTCGCCAAGTACAACCAGCTGCTGCGCATCGAGGAGATCCTCGACGACGCCGCCGTGTACGCCGGCCGCTCGGCCTTCCCCCGCTTCAAGGGCTGA
- a CDS encoding transglycosylase family protein has product MLLSNGKHRRSSKAVRMATLAGVAGAAIALPLMGATNASAASVATWDAVAQCESGGNWSINTGNGYYGGLQFSQSSWAAAGGTKYAPRADLATKEQQIATAEVLLDLQGPGAWGCAGAGNLTNDGVDPGVSTGSSSTAETPKSTDTSTSTGSSQSSGSAAPQSDRASESQTASRSEDRPAASEKSETVTTPTGGKVEKGDGEYKVVTGDTLSTIAQKQSVKGGWQKLFKLNHDIVDDADLIFPGQQLHLK; this is encoded by the coding sequence ATGCTGCTGTCCAACGGTAAGCACCGCCGCTCGTCCAAGGCCGTCCGTATGGCCACGCTCGCCGGCGTCGCCGGTGCCGCCATCGCCCTCCCGCTGATGGGCGCCACCAACGCCTCCGCCGCCTCCGTCGCCACCTGGGACGCCGTCGCCCAGTGCGAGTCCGGTGGCAACTGGTCCATCAACACCGGCAACGGCTACTACGGTGGCCTGCAGTTCTCCCAGTCGAGCTGGGCCGCCGCCGGTGGCACCAAGTACGCCCCCCGCGCCGACCTGGCCACCAAGGAGCAGCAGATCGCCACCGCCGAGGTGCTGCTGGACCTCCAGGGCCCGGGCGCCTGGGGTTGCGCCGGTGCCGGCAACCTGACCAACGACGGTGTGGACCCGGGCGTCAGCACCGGTTCCTCCTCGACCGCCGAGACCCCCAAGAGCACCGACACCTCGACGAGCACCGGCTCCAGCCAGAGCAGCGGTTCCGCCGCCCCGCAGTCGGACCGCGCCTCGGAGTCGCAGACGGCCTCCCGCAGCGAGGACCGCCCGGCCGCGTCCGAGAAGTCCGAGACCGTCACCACGCCGACCGGCGGCAAGGTCGAGAAGGGCGACGGCGAGTACAAGGTCGTCACCGGCGACACCCTCAGCACGATCGCCCAGAAGCAGAGCGTCAAGGGTGGCTGGCAGAAGCTCTTCAAGCTGAACCACGACATCGTCGACGACGCCGACCTCATCTTCCCGGGTCAGCAGCTCCACCTGAAGTAA
- a CDS encoding transglycosylase family protein, which produces MGSANGRHRRPRQAPAIVVAAGVTGSALAIPLLAATGAGAADATTWDKVAECESGGAWSADFGNGYYGGLQFSEETWAAYGGTDYAQRADLASRTQQIAVAEKVLDAKGPQAWPGCAVIGGLAPAGSLIGVDPGSTSAADAGASAGTIPDADGAPGAARSTDSAGSSGTSGSFDGSAAGSTTGSTATPGSDASATPSPTGSATPGATAPGKSGKHAAADGATAGAADAATGDSTTGGKHRGTPDAGEAAADTSRDSGRHASRGATDARDDATLAADGTYTVRSGDNLSAIADTQNLAEGWTDLYAANEDVIGSNPDLILPGQELDLSATPAPATPGATAGATDAASGTTGAADGTAEATSGVAEAAPTK; this is translated from the coding sequence ATGGGCTCCGCGAACGGCAGACACCGCCGCCCTCGCCAGGCACCCGCCATCGTCGTCGCAGCCGGCGTGACAGGCTCCGCCCTGGCGATTCCGCTCCTCGCCGCGACCGGCGCCGGTGCCGCGGACGCGACCACCTGGGACAAGGTCGCCGAATGCGAGAGCGGCGGCGCATGGAGCGCCGACTTCGGCAACGGCTACTACGGCGGACTGCAGTTCTCCGAGGAGACCTGGGCCGCCTACGGCGGTACCGACTACGCGCAGCGCGCGGACCTCGCCAGCCGTACGCAGCAGATAGCCGTGGCGGAGAAGGTCCTCGACGCCAAGGGCCCGCAGGCGTGGCCCGGGTGCGCGGTGATCGGCGGGCTCGCTCCCGCCGGCTCCCTCATCGGGGTGGACCCGGGCTCCACCTCCGCCGCGGACGCGGGCGCCTCGGCCGGCACGATCCCGGACGCGGACGGTGCCCCCGGCGCCGCCAGGTCGACGGACTCCGCCGGCTCCTCGGGCACCTCGGGTTCCTTCGACGGCTCGGCGGCGGGCTCCACGACCGGTTCCACCGCCACACCGGGCTCCGACGCCTCCGCCACCCCCTCGCCGACCGGCTCGGCCACGCCGGGCGCCACCGCGCCGGGGAAGAGCGGGAAGCACGCCGCCGCGGACGGCGCGACGGCCGGTGCGGCCGACGCCGCGACCGGCGACTCCACGACGGGCGGCAAGCACCGCGGTACGCCCGATGCGGGCGAGGCCGCCGCGGACACCTCGCGCGACTCCGGCCGGCACGCCTCGCGCGGTGCCACCGACGCGCGCGACGACGCGACGCTCGCCGCGGACGGGACCTACACCGTCCGGTCCGGGGACAACCTCTCGGCGATCGCCGACACGCAGAACCTCGCCGAGGGCTGGACCGATCTGTACGCGGCCAACGAGGACGTGATCGGCTCGAACCCCGATCTGATCCTGCCCGGCCAGGAGCTGGACCTGAGCGCGACGCCGGCCCCCGCCACCCCGGGCGCCACCGCCGGTGCGACGGACGCCGCGTCAGGGACGACGGGGGCCGCCGACGGTACGGCGGAGGCCACGTCCGGGGTCGCGGAGGCCGCTCCCACCAAGTGA
- a CDS encoding cytochrome P450, with the protein MNDSAPGDPAPGDPTPEAPAGCPAHRAPAAPELFTWEFATDPYPAYAWLREHSPVHRTTLPSGVEAWLVTRYADARLALADHRLSKNPVHHAGPAHTKGKTGIPGERKAELMTHLLNIDPPDHTRLRRLVSKAFTPRRVAAFAPRVQELTDRLIDRFVAEGTADLIHDFAFPLPIYAICDLLGVPEEDQDDFRDWAGMMIRHGGGPRGGVARSVKRMRAYLAELIHRKRENPGDDLISELIRTSDHGEHLTENEAAAMAFILLFAGFETTVNLIGNGTYSLLRHPEERARLEASLEAGEEELLATGIEELLRFDGPVELATWRYATEPLTLGGEGIAAGDPVLVVLAAADRDPARFADPDTLDLARRDNPHLGYGHGIHYCVGAPLARLEGRTALATLLRRLPDLRLAGEMADLRWRGGLIMRGLRTLPVEFTPGRTLDESDAPSTL; encoded by the coding sequence GTGAACGACAGCGCACCCGGCGACCCCGCTCCCGGCGACCCCACCCCCGAGGCGCCCGCCGGATGCCCCGCGCACCGCGCGCCCGCCGCCCCCGAGCTCTTCACCTGGGAGTTCGCCACCGACCCCTACCCCGCGTACGCCTGGCTCCGGGAGCACAGCCCGGTGCACCGCACCACGCTGCCCAGCGGGGTGGAGGCCTGGCTGGTGACCCGGTACGCCGACGCGCGCCTCGCGCTCGCCGACCACCGGCTCTCCAAGAACCCGGTCCACCACGCCGGGCCGGCGCACACCAAGGGGAAGACCGGGATCCCGGGGGAGCGCAAGGCCGAGCTGATGACCCACCTGCTCAACATCGACCCGCCCGACCACACCCGGCTGCGCCGGCTCGTGTCCAAGGCGTTCACGCCGCGCCGGGTCGCCGCGTTCGCGCCCCGCGTGCAGGAGCTGACGGACCGGCTCATCGACCGGTTCGTCGCCGAGGGCACCGCCGACCTCATCCACGACTTCGCCTTCCCGCTCCCCATCTACGCGATCTGCGACCTGCTCGGCGTGCCCGAGGAGGACCAGGACGACTTCCGGGACTGGGCGGGCATGATGATCCGCCACGGCGGAGGCCCGCGCGGCGGCGTGGCGCGCTCGGTGAAGCGGATGCGGGCCTACCTCGCGGAACTGATCCACCGCAAGCGGGAGAACCCGGGCGACGACCTGATCTCGGAGCTGATCCGCACCAGCGACCACGGCGAGCACCTCACGGAGAACGAGGCCGCCGCGATGGCCTTCATCCTCCTCTTCGCCGGCTTCGAGACAACCGTCAACCTCATCGGCAACGGCACCTACTCCCTGCTCCGCCACCCCGAGGAGCGCGCCCGCCTCGAAGCGTCGCTGGAAGCGGGGGAGGAGGAGCTGCTCGCGACCGGCATCGAGGAGCTGCTCCGTTTCGACGGCCCCGTGGAACTCGCCACCTGGCGGTACGCCACCGAGCCGCTGACCCTGGGCGGCGAGGGGATCGCGGCCGGCGACCCCGTCCTCGTCGTGCTCGCCGCGGCCGACCGGGATCCCGCGCGCTTCGCGGACCCCGACACGCTCGACCTCGCACGGCGTGACAATCCGCACCTCGGTTACGGCCACGGCATCCACTACTGCGTGGGAGCGCCGCTCGCCCGGCTGGAGGGACGGACCGCCCTCGCCACCCTGCTGAGGCGCCTTCCTGACCTGCGGCTCGCGGGAGAAATGGCCGATTTGCGGTGGCGCGGAGGGCTCATCATGCGTGGACTGCGCACCCTTCCGGTCGAGTTCACACCGGGTCGGACGCTCGATGAAAGTGACGCTCCGTCAACTCTGTGA